A region from the Vespula pensylvanica isolate Volc-1 chromosome 9, ASM1446617v1, whole genome shotgun sequence genome encodes:
- the LOC122631781 gene encoding NADH dehydrogenase [ubiquinone] 1 beta subcomplex subunit 8, mitochondrial isoform X3, whose amino-acid sequence MTPYLYKWRAKKEVPKTSEEIEAAAKKYNLHPREYKTYDEDGFGFGDYPKLPYIGNEAKDPYYPWDFPALKRNFNEAIHIEADQIGEDRYAAGVRTPISGVGTVAMFLSVVTVFGSLYWIFRYYPWFQPVMQKQYPKPGVTHYTFESLR is encoded by the exons ATGACA CCATATCTCTACAAGTGGAGAGCCAAAAAAGAAGTACCAAAAACATCGGAAGAAATTGAGGCGGCAgctaaaaaatataacttacATCCACGAGAATATAAAACTTATGATGAGGATGGATTTGGATTTGGTGATTATCCAAAACTTCCATATATAGGTAATGAAGCTAAAGATCCTTATTATCCCTGGGATTTTCCTGcattaaagagaaattttaatgaagcg ATACATATTGAAGCAGATCAAATAGGAGAAGATCGTTATGCTGCTGGAGTTCGAACTCCAATTTCAGGTGTAGGAACAGTCGCAATGTTTCTTAGTGTGGTAACAGTTTTTGGAAGTCTTTATTGGATTTTTAGATATTATCCTTGGTTCCAACCTGTT atgcaAAAGCAATACCCTAAACCTGGTGTAACACATTATACCTTCGAATCACtacgttaa
- the LOC122631771 gene encoding THO complex subunit 5 homolog, with product MGKENDTDNSKKRRKSISTSTITWLKDGDMYKTIITNEEKEALDRSPESDSQCFLTTCENIRKAMSKIAKLKASSDPNAEDEVHELQIQTSLAFIELKKLNRMEKFRTKFARDSLVTAKSSVDSKHLHLQNLLYEVMHLKKEVIKCLQFKSKDELIQLVSEEEFYKEAPENICRPEITKINPHQLRLARLEWELTQRKQLAALCDELTESKKAVTVDMESKQTRLDNLAPQLLTILEASKPLQESLGLPLDKVRQEHQKAALLASPLYVLYAKATAYRDAYDNTLIIKVEGDEDEAKRTNNQDGLQESDSDPETQLENIVEETPVHKKRHHRLSREARQEEKRLKLLQRHPLNVTLVISLKNETKLTLQFFYMIHLKVVTVESKLETDVSGGISAGDMLVSESVLRELYPNDLGIESPNPANHYQLARHNLGLFSTLGLGIPYRWAQRMAGLHFISANPHDQKLTVQESTQDSVVSVLKEIKRRVKARLELCREIRRLESGNLPIFVNTIDPLPQKITTILHKFTTMTWKNYANYANVPICREGLVSAVDIFYEAVLRRGSSELIARIAIKPDYPKVAALFSISISPMVPASADILRDIEREVNVMWTKPPTISAQLQRLRACFDIYLETESMAPKEKIFFHPVKGRTRARPYKYLTLGGGIFTHR from the exons ATGGgtaaagaaaatgatacagataattcaaaaaaaaggagaaaatctATTAGTACTAGTACTATAACATGGTTGAAAGATGGAGATATGTATAAg ACGATAATTactaatgaagaaaaagaagcctTGGATAGATCACCTGAAAGTGATTCGCAATGCTTCTTAACCACTTgtgaaaatattcgtaaagCTATGAGTAAAATAGCGAAATTAAAAGCTAGCAGTGAtccaaac GCTGAGGACGAAGTACACGAATTACAAATCCAAACATCATTAgcatttatcgaattaaaaaaacttAATAGAATGGAGAAGTTTCGTACTAAATTTGCCAGAGATTCTTTAGTCACAGCAAAAAGTAGTGTAGATAGCAAGCATTTACATTTacagaatttattatatgaagTCATGCacctaaaaaaagaagttatcaAATGTCTCCAATTTaa aTCTAAGGATGAATTGATACAACTTGTATcagaagaagaattttataaagaagCTCCTGAAAACATTTGTAGAcct gaaataacaaaaataaatccaCATCAATTAAGATTAGCTCGTCTTGAATGGGAATTAACTCAACGAAAACAACTAGCTGCTTTATGTGATGAATTAACAGAAAGCAAAAAAGCAGTTACAGTTGATATGGAATCCAAACAAACTAGATTGGACAACCTTGCACCACAACTTCTAACCATACTAGAa GCAAGTAAACCATTGCAAGAAAGTCTTGGTCTTCCATTAGATAAAGTTAGACAAGAACATCAAAAAGCAGCTTTACTTGCATCACCATTGTATGTACTTTACGCAAAAGCAACAGCATATCGAGATGCATATG atAATACATTAATCATAAAAGTGGAAGGAGACGAAGACGAAGCAAAACGTACAAATAATCAAGATGGATTGCAAGAATCTGATTCAGATCCTGAAActcaattagaaaatattgtagAAGAGACACCTGTACACAAAAAAAGACATCACAGATTGTCTAGAGAAGCtagacaagaagaaaaaagattaaaactaTTGCAGAGGCATCCTTTAAATGTAACACTCGTCATTTCATTGAAAA ATGAGACCAAATTAACATTACAATTCTTTTACATGATACATCTAAAAGTTGTTACAGTAGAATCTAAACTTGAAACAGATGTTTCTGGAGGAATTAGTGCTGG aGATATGCTTGTATCAGAATCAGTTCTTCGTGAATTATATCCCAATGATTTAGGTATAGAAAGCCCAAATCCAGCCAATCATTACCAATTAGCACGCCACAATTTAGGACTATTTTCAACATTAGGATTAGGTATTCCTTATAGATGGGCTCAAAGAATGGCTGGGTTGCACTTTATCTCAGCTAATCCACATGATCAAAAA CTTACTGTTCAAGAATCAACACAAGATAGTGTTGTAAGTGttctgaaagaaataaaaagacgagTAAAAGCACGATTAGAATTATGTAGAGAAATTCGTCGATTGGAATCAGGGAATTTACCTATATTTGTAAATACCATTGATCCTCTGCCTCAAAAAATTACTACAATATTGCATAAATTTACTACAATGACATGGAAAAATTACGCAAATTATGCAAACGTACCCATATGTCGAGAAGGATTGGTATCAGctgttgatatattttatgaagcTGTATTACGTCGTGGAAGCA gTGAACTCATTGCTAGAATTGCTATAAAACCAGATTATCCAAAGGTAGCTGCATTGTTCAGTATAAGCATAAGTCCTATGGTCCCTGCATCTGCAGATATTTTAAGAGACATTGAACGTGAAGTAAACGTTATGTGGACAAAACCACCCACCATATCAGCACAATTACAACGTTTAAGAGCGtgtttcgatatatatttagaaacaGAAAGCATGGCacctaaagaaaaaatattttttcatcctGTCAAAGGTCGTACCCGTGCAAGaccttataaatatttgaccTTAGGAGGAGGAATATTTACTCATCGTTAa
- the LOC122631784 gene encoding dynein regulatory complex subunit 2, whose product MPLKRKGKVNKFARMSEEERVRYMQHRAELELEAKRRKQQLVAIFSKNKLKREEAFSRLNTAKINEQWRFILRQIKCKEFYEDVTYLWKNFDRMINNKDKIVQLLHVEIKMADIDHRRLQEAHIGIIDKIIGNYYAYNFLDIYPYKNLKKENFFFVIELYRQKLKTLCDNYICKVHSIQGEETIELNKLKINMERACKEIKFITTNEKIELEKILTKTRSQNAINICNIISLRKDMMLELQNNISIKIESLSKQLNEIMLEYNRTTETKRKQYEFLKEQDDANFAEMTQYPKLSTQLQNTINTVKNEIENLLEKRKFSISELKYQMKFMKNKSLVIKKNFRTNQILESTQLKKLSIVCNNVTKDLEKITKKGFALLSLMKLCSELEPLSVSIKMYISSDIDTVEESTMHCISKPFQKLEKFWMRYNHIKVENILMKKECNKLSAENKHLRYILRNYLISVSRMETTLPITSIVI is encoded by the exons atgccattaaaaagaaaaggtaaagtTAATAAGTTTGCTCGTATGAGTGAAGAAGAACGTGTTCGTTATATGCAACATCGTGcagaattagaattagaagCAAAAAGACGAAAACAACAATTGGTAGCAATTTTTAGTAAG aaCAAATTGAAACGTGAAGAAGCTTTTTCAAGATTAAATACagcaaaaataaatgaacagtGGCGATTTATCCTTCGTCAGATTAAATGTAAAGAATTTTACGAAGATGTAACGTATCTTTGGAAAAACTTTGatagaatgataaataataaggaTAAAATAGTACAGTTATTGCACGTAGAAATAAAGATGGCAGATATTGATCATAGAAGGTTGCAAGAAGCTCATATTggaataatagataaaattattggTAATTATTAcgcttataattttttagatatatatccttacaaaaatttgaaaaaagaaaattttttttttgtcatagaACTATACAGGCAAAAACTTAAAACTTTATGTGATAATTACATTTGTAAAGTGCATAGCATTCAAGGTGAAGAAActatagaattaaataaattgaaaataaatatggaaAGGGcttgtaaagaaataaaatttattactacaaatgagaaaatagaattggaaaaaatattaacaaaaacaaGATCACAAAATgctattaatatttgtaatataatttcattg agaaaAGATATGATGTTAGAACTTCAaaacaatatttctattaaaatagaaagtttATCAAAACAATTAAATGAGATAATGTTAGAATATAATAGAACTACAGAAACTAAGAGAAAacaatatgaatttttaaaagagcAAGATGATGCCAATTTTGCTGAAATGACCCAATATCCAAAATTAAGTACACAATTacaaaatacaattaatactgtaaagaatgaaatagaaaatttattagaaaaaaggaagtttAGCATTAgtgaattaaaatatcaaatgaaatttatgaaaaacaaatcattggtgataaaaaaaaattttagaacTAATCAGATTTTAGAATCTAcacaattaaagaaattaagtaTTGTTTGTAATAATGTCACAAAG gatttggaaaaaattactaaaaaaGGTTTtgcattattatcattgatgAAGTTATGTTCAGAATTAGAACCATTATCAGTGtctattaaaatgtatatttcttcTGACATAGATACTGTAGAAGAATCAACTATGCATTGT atatctaaaccatttcaaaaattagaaaagtttTGGATGCgttataatcatataaaagtcgaaaatattttgatgaaGAAAGAATGTAATAAGTTGTCAGCAGAAAACAAACacttaagatatatattacgtaattATCTCATCAGTGTCTCCAGAATGGAGACTACATTACCAATTACATCAATtgttatataa
- the LOC122631778 gene encoding inositol monophosphatase 1-like, translating to MTDIDECYNLASELVLLAGEIIQDSINKKKTTHCKSIDWDLVTEYDHKIEDEMIKRLIERFPSHKFIGEESVAKNGLPKLTDDPTWIIDPIDGTTNFVHRFPHTCISLALLINKKAEIGIVYNPVMKQFFSAKRNCGAFLNGKPIQTSHIQDLSEALIAMEPWLAKDKTYLVSVYTRMHALIQGTHGIRSLGTAALTLCYVAMGAVEAYHIEGIDAWDVAAGKLIIEEAGGIVISTNGDELDLMIPKVIAACNRSIAEQLVELFKKTDLKSINKNLY from the exons ATGACCGATATAGACGAATGTTATAATTTAGCGAGTGAATTAGTTCTGTTAGCAGGCGAG ATAATACAAGATTCtatcaacaaaaagaaaactactCATTGTAAAAGTATTGACTGGGATCTTGTTACGGAATATGACCATAAGATAGAAGATGAAATGATTAAACGACTGATCGAAAGATTTCCATCACATAA ATTTATTGGAGAAGAAAGTGTAGCAAAGAATGGATTACCAAAATTAACAGACGACCCAACATGGATAATAGATCCTATAGATGGCACTACAAATTTTGTACATCGATTTCCACATACTTGCATTTCCTTGgctcttttaataaataaaaaagcagaaaTAGGAATCGTTTATAATCCTGTcatgaaacaatttttttctgcGAAAAGAAACTGTGGAGCATTCCTTAATGGAAAACCAATACAAACGTCTCATATACAAG ATTTATCTGAAGCATTAATCGCTATGGAACCATGGCTTGCCAaagataaaacatatttaGTCAGTGTATACACTAGAATGCATGCTTTAATTCAAGGAACCCATGG AATACGGTCCTTAGGAACCGCAGCACTTACATTATGTTATGTCGCAATGGGTGCTGTTGAAGCATATCATATTGAAGGAATAGATGCTTGGGATGTAGCCGCGggcaaattaataatagaagaagCAGGAGGAATTGTGATAAGTACAAATG GAGATGAATTGGATTTAATGATTCCAAAAGTTATAGCAGCTTGCAATCGATCCATTGCAGAACAACTTGTggaactttttaaaaaaacagatttaaaatctattaacaaaaatttgtattaa
- the LOC122631776 gene encoding inositol monophosphatase 3-like, which yields MWKSIYRRHLRNQISLLKKIRAKQTSRVSNRTVILSKVSFSTIMANDQDIEKYFEFAKNLTLEAGQTIKNVDDTDKIIKSKSIGKDLVTNFDHQIEEFLINALSKEFPDHKFIAEEATGLSELPELTDSPTWLIDPIDGTVNFIHNFSQYCISVGLTICKEVVLGIIYNPVSCELYTAKKGQGAFLNEKPIRVSKITELKKSLLAFEVGSLRVQKNRDIAWARFFALFDSCQTIRNVGSATLSMAYVAKGVIDCFQMDGLQPWDVAAGMIIVTEAGGTLIDSKGGPYNLMKPNIIVASTAQLACEVTKLIVDTDLKTQRKRLQRT from the exons ATGTGGAAATCCATTTACCGACGCCATCTTCGGAATCAGATATCATTGCTTAAGAAGATAAGAGCGAAGCAGACATCACGCGTATCTAATCGAACAGTCATTCTATCGAAAGTCTCTTTCTCGACGATTATGGCAAATGATCAGGATATCGAGAAATACTTTGAATTCGCGAAAAATCTAACGTTAGAAGCTGGACAG acGATTAAAAACGTCGATGATACggataaaatcataaaatctAAATCAATAGGAAAAGATCTGGTAACGAATTTTGATCACCAAATCGAGGAATTCCTGATCAATGCTCTTAGCAAGGAATTTCCTGATCACAA ATTCATCGCGGAAGAAGCAACTGGTCTATCGGAATTACCAGAATTAACAGACTCGCCAACATGGTTAATCGATCCGATCGACGGTACAGTTAATTTCATACACAATTTTTCACAATACTGCATCTCGGTAGGTTTAACGATATGTAAGGAGGTGGTCCTAGGAATCATTTACAATCCTGTTAGTTGCGAACTATATACGGCAAAAAAAGGCCAAGGTGCATTTCTAAATGAAAAACCTATTCGAGTATCCAAAATAACag aactGAAGAAGAGTTTATTGGCGTTTGAAGTGGGGAGTTTACGAGTACAGAAAAACCGTGACATTGCTTGGGCTAGATTCTTTGCTCTATTCGACTCATGTCAAAC CATTAGAAACGTAGGCTCAGCTACGTTATCGATGGCATATGTGGCTAAAGGCGTAATCGATTGCTTTCAAATGGATGGTCTTCAACCTTGGGATGTGGCAGCAGGAATGATTATAGTCACTGAAGCCGGTGGTACCTTAATAGATTCGAAAG GTGGACCTTACAATCTAATGAAACCAAACATCATAGTCGCGTCTACAGCGCAATTGGCTTGCGAGGTGACGAAACTGATCGTTGATACAGATTTGAAAACCCAAAGAAAAAGACTTCAACGAACTTGA
- the LOC122631781 gene encoding NADH dehydrogenase [ubiquinone] 1 beta subcomplex subunit 8, mitochondrial isoform X2: MILERIFPVFLRPYLYKWRAKKEVPKTSEEIEAAAKKYNLHPREYKTYDEDGFGFGDYPKLPYIGNEAKDPYYPWDFPALKRNFNEAIHIEADQIGEDRYAAGVRTPISGVGTVAMFLSVVTVFGSLYWIFRYYPWFQPVMQKQYPKPGVTHYTFESLR, translated from the exons ATGATCCTAGAACGAATCTTCCCAGTTTTTCTACGG CCATATCTCTACAAGTGGAGAGCCAAAAAAGAAGTACCAAAAACATCGGAAGAAATTGAGGCGGCAgctaaaaaatataacttacATCCACGAGAATATAAAACTTATGATGAGGATGGATTTGGATTTGGTGATTATCCAAAACTTCCATATATAGGTAATGAAGCTAAAGATCCTTATTATCCCTGGGATTTTCCTGcattaaagagaaattttaatgaagcg ATACATATTGAAGCAGATCAAATAGGAGAAGATCGTTATGCTGCTGGAGTTCGAACTCCAATTTCAGGTGTAGGAACAGTCGCAATGTTTCTTAGTGTGGTAACAGTTTTTGGAAGTCTTTATTGGATTTTTAGATATTATCCTTGGTTCCAACCTGTT atgcaAAAGCAATACCCTAAACCTGGTGTAACACATTATACCTTCGAATCACtacgttaa
- the LOC122631773 gene encoding differentially expressed in FDCP 6-like — protein MTHLLKNVTNSIWHAFHALQSDTPDLVAKSKLKVLTANIGTLMDLYGVEKGLEHYRSTQNLSFDQYIFYLQKEVFSSITDATSIQIHRSLEEGIDEICWLICKKMYLERSHPIFEPNSVYQLFRVFCLLAEPESDNMDYHMISMHTDEVAQVASHLVTSLGLQWDAADFSALSAAIGTFRFPTFLAVLESKYSGGRTLDNIALTEAIDDLYQIYIENVVKKGYLMKKGFLLPTLKYFWFVLRPGELLYFKDSQQKEPSGSIILSTNCWADAITSGGKPDRRFVLSTPEHRCIELVADDHKGRLQWLAALQIAIQHSGEKIGYQRSLANQRRSLRQSVKQEKEKTRLELQYERQARIAAEIQARKLEALSKEEGAKVHELEEAKLKLETLLQEEKQALRDEEIVRNLQARVLREEWERREQLEKLQQEQQDLLEMEKMKRLEFERKQQENEHQLRDAEMRLQMLEAEKQSLDAELRAAQQKVKRAEEAQILLEAQIVVTRPLKSGERIRRTQSFIPTTKERPLSVEKFDHRSMTLQNNC, from the exons ATGACCCATCTACTAAAAAATGTGACGAACAGTATTTGGCACGCGTTTCACGCGTTGCAAAGTGATACGCCTGATCTTGTCGCTAAATCGAAGTTAAAG gTGTTAACGGCCAACATCGGTACGTTAATGGACTTATATGGTGTTGAAAAAGGTCTAGAACATTACCGTAGTACTCAGAATCTTTCGTTTgaccaatatattttttatttgcaaaaagAG gtTTTCTCATCAATTACTGATGCAACTTCtatacaaatacatagatCGTTAGAAGAAGGGATAGATGAAATATGTTGGTTGATctgtaaaaaaatgtatttagaAAGATCGCATCCAATATTTGAACCTAATAGcgtttatcaattatttagaGTATTTTGTTTATTGGCTGAGCCAGAATCAGATAATATGGATTATCATATg ATTTCAATGCATACTGATGAAGTAGCTCAAGTTGCTTCTCATTTGGTAACATCATTAGGATTGCAATGGGATGCAGCAGATTTTTCAGCTTTATCAGCAGCTATTGGAACTTTtag GTTTCCTACATTTCTGGCAGTTTTGGAATCCAAATATAGTGGTGGTAGAACTTTGGATAACATAGCATTGACTGAAGCTATAGATGatctttatcaaatatatatagaaaatgtgGTGAAAAAA GGATATTTAATGAAGAAAGGTTTTTTACTTCCAACTTTGAAGTATTTTTGGTTTGTTCTTCGTCCTGGtgaactattatattttaaagattctCAACAAAAAGAACCATCAGGTTCAATAATATTGAGTACAAATTGTTGGGCAGATGCAATCACTAGTGGTGGAAAGCCTGACAGAAGATTCGTATTAAGTACACCTGAACATAGATGCATAGAATTAGTGGCAGATGATCACAAAGGACGGTTACAATGGTTGGCAGCTTTACAAATTGCTATTCAACATTCAGGTGAAAAAATTGGTTATCAAAGAAGTTTAGCAAATCAAAGGAGATCTTTAAGACAA tcagtaaaacaagaaaaagagaaaacaagactGGAGTTGCAATATGAGAGACAAGCTAGAATCGCGGCAGAAATTCAAGCTAGAAAACTCGAGGCATTGTCAAAAGAGGAAGGAGCTAAGGTTCACGAATTGGAAGAAGCtaaattgaaattagaaaCTCTTTTACAAGAGGAAAAGCAAGCATTGAGAGATGAAGAAATAG TTCGAAATCTTCAAGCAAGAGTTCTTAGAGAAGAAtgggaaagaagagaacaatTAGAGAAATTACAACAGGAACAACAAGATTTATTAGAgatggaaaaaatgaaaagactAGAATTTGAACGTAAACAGCAAGAAAATGAACATCAGTTACGTG ATGCAGAAATGCGATTACAAATGCTGGAAGCTGAAAAGCAAAGTTTAGATGCCGAGCTTCGTGCAGCACAACAAAAGGTAAAACGTGCGGAAGAGGCACAAATTCTATTGGAAGCGCAAATTGTTGTAACACGTCCTTTAAAAAGTGGTGAAAGAATTAGACGTACGCAAAGCTTTATACCCACTACAAAAGAAAGACCATTGTCTGTGGAAAAGTTTGACCATAGATCAATGACATTGCAAAATAATTGTTGA
- the LOC122631774 gene encoding U6 small nuclear RNA (adenine-(43)-N(6))-methyltransferase, with product MALRKLMHPRNKYKKGPNFKQLALLYPEFRKVAVTDLTGKVHIDFKNEETLRILTRVLLKHDFDLTVKIPPNKLVPTLPLRLNYVLWIEDLMTHASFTKMEDVKGIDIGTGAVCIYPLLLAKMYGCCMFGTEVDDTSIESAIENVKNNNLGNLIQVIKVDKDKILKGTVEENETFHFIMCNPPFFETEDTSDKVIKQQPPRNAPTGSNKELSIEGGERLFVTKMIEESMQISEKIKIYSSMLGKKNNLLYFVKLLKKYNINNFTWTEFCQGHTKRWGLAWSFLSIDVCDLTKAPVIRESSIMDKSLKDHPPLEIIFPMQDKYVLIDNVITELKKIINNLQINIKELELQKNTLSEWGCQLTAQNDTWSHARRKRRLAERQSKDCKEENIGSTIVTEQINVDSEVKTIQHLNVKNEDTQFVPTKDKETSDHKDPLLVFNLFLSILEDEQDPEKNHVKICLFFESGSGGRNILETLRQYLINKLNVRIYFQQFCSKTNKKRRKKFKKAKKDPPSKLDIQGEEKKLNISSAEDSADSS from the exons ATGGCATTGCGAAAGTTGATGCAtccaagaaataaatataaaaaaggccCTAATTTTAAACAACTTGCTCTTTTGTATCCAGAATTTCGCAAAGTTGCAGTTACg gATCTCACAGGAAAAGTGcatattgattttaaaaatgaagaaacttTGCGTATTCTTACCAGAGTATTGTTAAAACATGACTTTGATCTCACAGTAAAGATACCGCCAAATAAATTAGTACCAACTCTACCTTTACGTTTGAATTATGTTTTGTGGATCGAAGATTTGATGACACATGCCTCTTTCACCAAAATGGAAGATGTTAAAGGCATTGATATTG GAACTGGAGCAGTTTGTATATATCCTTTATTGCTGGCAAAGATGTATGGATGTTGTATGTTTGGAACAGAAGTTGATGACACAAGTATAGAATCAGcaatagaaaatgtaaaaaataataatctaggaaatttaattcaag TGATCAAAGtggataaagataaaattctgAAAGGAACagtagaagaaaatgaaacttttcattttataatgtGTAATCCTCCATTTTTTGAAACTGAAGATACCTCGGATAAAGTAATAAAGCAACAACCACCAAGAAATGCTCCTACAGGCAGTAATAAGGAACTAAGTATTGAAGGAGGTGAAAGATTATTTGtaacaaaaatgattgaaGAGAGTATGCAGATAAgtgaaaagattaaaatatatagttctatgcttggaaaaaaaaataatttactctACTTTGTCaagttattaaagaaatataatataaacaatttcacATGGACAGAATTTTGTCAAGGACACACAAAACg GTGGGGTTTGGCATGGTCTTTTTTGTCAATAGATGTTTGTGATTTGACAAAAGCACCTGTTATAAGAGAAAGCAGTATCATGGATAAATCTTTGAAAGATCACCCCCCtttggaaataatatttcccATGCAAGATAAATATGTGCTCATTGACAATGTTATTACAGaattaaagaagataattaaCAACTTGCag ataaatataaaagagttagagttacaaaaaaatacattgaGTGAATGGGGATGTCAACTCACAGCACAAAATGATACATGGTCGCATGCACGTAGAAAACGTCGTTTAGCTGAAAGACAAAGTAAAGATTgcaaggaagaaaatataggAAGTACTATTGTTACAGAGCAAATTAATGTGGACTCTGAAGTTAAAACAATACAACATTTGaatgtaaaaaatgaagatacaCAGTTCGTACCtacaaaagacaaagaaacatCTGATCATAAAGATCCTTTGTTAGTTTTCAATCTATTTCTTAGCATATTAGAGGATGAACAAGATCCTGAAAAAAACCATGTAAAGATTTGTCTATTTTTCGAAAGTGGAAGTGGTGGCAGAAATATATTGGAAACATTGAGACAATATttgataaacaaattaaatgttcgaatatattttcaacaattctgttctaaaacaaataaaaagagaagaaagaaattcaagaaagcaaagaaagatcCTCCTTCTAAGTTAGATAtacaaggagaagaaaaaaaactcaaTATTTCGTCAGCCGAGGACAGTGCAGATTCATCTTAA
- the LOC122631781 gene encoding NADH dehydrogenase [ubiquinone] 1 beta subcomplex subunit 8, mitochondrial isoform X1: MALVKKCMTLRTILLSRNNVKLHIKVNYSHDIKPYLYKWRAKKEVPKTSEEIEAAAKKYNLHPREYKTYDEDGFGFGDYPKLPYIGNEAKDPYYPWDFPALKRNFNEAIHIEADQIGEDRYAAGVRTPISGVGTVAMFLSVVTVFGSLYWIFRYYPWFQPVMQKQYPKPGVTHYTFESLR; the protein is encoded by the exons ATGGCTCtcgttaaaaaatgtatgacGTTAAGaactatattattatcgagaaataatgtaaaattacatataaaagttAACTATAGCCATGACA TAAAGCCATATCTCTACAAGTGGAGAGCCAAAAAAGAAGTACCAAAAACATCGGAAGAAATTGAGGCGGCAgctaaaaaatataacttacATCCACGAGAATATAAAACTTATGATGAGGATGGATTTGGATTTGGTGATTATCCAAAACTTCCATATATAGGTAATGAAGCTAAAGATCCTTATTATCCCTGGGATTTTCCTGcattaaagagaaattttaatgaagcg ATACATATTGAAGCAGATCAAATAGGAGAAGATCGTTATGCTGCTGGAGTTCGAACTCCAATTTCAGGTGTAGGAACAGTCGCAATGTTTCTTAGTGTGGTAACAGTTTTTGGAAGTCTTTATTGGATTTTTAGATATTATCCTTGGTTCCAACCTGTT atgcaAAAGCAATACCCTAAACCTGGTGTAACACATTATACCTTCGAATCACtacgttaa